The following coding sequences lie in one Chelmon rostratus isolate fCheRos1 chromosome 2, fCheRos1.pri, whole genome shotgun sequence genomic window:
- the zgc:77375 gene encoding haloacid dehalogenase-like hydrolase domain-containing 5: MWCRGFLQTVRSMSTSRQAGILFDVDGVLLRGGSVIPAARRAFRKLLDQNNNFLFPVVFVTNAGSCQRHHKAQQLSRLLEVQIAPEQVVLSHSPLRMLKSFHDKCVLVSGQGPVTDIANTLGFEKVVSIEQLREHHPLLDMVDHNRRPHQPLSPLQSLPKIEAIILFGEPIRWETNLQLLMDVFLTNGSPGCVYDPQLSAQLPVLACNMDLMWMAEAPSPRFGHGMFLLCLESVYRKMTGRELQYQALLGKPSLLTYQYAEHLLRLQNHNQKLTTIYTVGDNLMTDIYGANLYNRYLAQQQHAAITTTTKLVSQGMGSQVTTTVPEEPLVSAAAQCRSILVCTGVYNPHSPLPSDQNSMVTVFHGHRDLVLEPDLVEPSHVVEDVEAAVDLLLQQESAVTPDL, from the exons ATGTGGTGTCGAGGTTTCCTGCAGACGGTCAGATCCATGTCGACCAGCAgacag GCGGGCATCCTCTTTGACGTGGACGGCGTCCTGCTCCGTGGTGGCTCAGTGATTCCAGCCGCTCGACGAGCATTTCGGAAGCTTCTGGACCAAaacaacaacttcctgtttcctgtggtCTTTGTCACCAATGCTGGAAGCTGTCAGAGACATCATAAGGCCCAGCAGCTGTCTCGCCTGCTGGAGGTCCAG ATTGCCCCGGAGCAGGTAGTTCTTTCCCACAGTCCTTTGCGAATGTTGAAGAGTTTCCATGATAAATGTGTTCTGGTGTCTGGACAGGGACCAGTGACAGATATCGCCAACAC TTTGGGTTTTGAGAAGGTCGTGAGCATCGAGCAGCTCAGAGAACATCACCCCCTGCTGGACATGGTGGACCACAACAGGAGACCCCACCAGCCT ttGTCTCCTCTGCAGTCTCTTCCCAAAATAGAAG CGATCATCTTGTTCGGAGAGCCAATCAGATGGGAGAccaacctgcagctgctgatggacGTGTTCCTGACCAATGGGAGTCCTGGTTGTGTGTACGATCCTCAGCTGTCGGCCCAGCTGCCGGTTCTCGCCTGTAACATGGACCTGATGTGGATGGCAGAGGCCCCGTCACCAAG GTTTGGTCACGGGATGTTCCTGCTGTGTCTGGAGTCCGTCTACAGGAAGATGACGGGTCGAGAGCTTCAGTACCAGGCGCTGCTGGGAAAACCCAGTCTACTAACATACCAGTATGCCGAGCACCTCCTCAGACTGCAGAACCACAACCAGAAGCTAACCACCATCTATACCGTCGG AGACAACCTGATGACGGATATCTATGGCGCTAACCTGTACAACCGTTACctggctcagcagcagcacgctGCCATAACAACCACTACCAAGCTTGTTTCTCAGGGGATGGGGAGTCAGGTGACAACGACGGTGCCGGAGGAGCCGCTGGTGTCGGCTGCTGCTCAGTGTCGTTCTATACTG GTGTGCACAGGCGTCTATAACCCTCACTCCCCGTTGCCTAGTGACCAGAACAGCATGGTCACAGTCTTCCATGGCCACAGAGACCTGGTCCTAGAGCCAGACCTGGTGGAGCCGAGCCATGTGGTGGAGGATGTGGAGGCCGCTGTCGACctgttgctgcagcaggagagcGCTGTcactcctgacctctga
- the isy1 gene encoding pre-mRNA-splicing factor ISY1 homolog, producing MARNAEKAMTALARFRQAQLEEGKVKERRPFLASECSELPKAEKWRRQIISEISKKVAQIQNAGLGEFRIRDLNDEINKLLREKGHWEVRIKELGGPDYARVGPKMLDHEGKEVPGNRGYKYFGAARDLPGVRELFEKEPAPALRKTRAELMKDVDAEYYGYRDEDDGVLLPLETHYEKQAVSEAVQRWRTEKESRLSGEKQPQEEEEESIYTVHNEEPDDEESREEQDGEEGGVTFIAHVPVPSQREVEEALVRRKKMELLQRYASETLQAQSQTARTLLGL from the exons atg gcGAGAAATGCTGAGAAGGCGAT GACGGCTCTGGCTCGGTTCAGACAGgctcagctggaggagggaAAAGTCAAG gagaggagaccTTTTCTGGCGTCAGAGTGCAGTGAACTTCCGAAAGCTGAGAAGTGGAGGCGACAG ATCATCAGCGAGATCTCAAAGAAAGTGGCTCAGATCCAGAATG ctggtctTGGGGAGTTCAGGATTCGGGATCTGAATGATGAGATTAACAAACTACTGAGAGAGAAAGGTCACTGGGAAGTTCGGATCAAAGAGCTGGGAGGACCTGACTATGCG cgaGTTGGTCCGAAGATGCTGGATCACGAGGGGAAGGAGGTTCCAGGAAATCGGGGATATAAATACTTTGGAGCAGCCAGAGATTTGCCCGGAGTCAGAGAGCTGTTTGAGAAGGAGC CTGCCCCGGCGCTGAGGAAGACGAGGGCGGAGCTGATGAAGGACGTGGACGCAGAGTATTACGGCTACAGAGACGAAGACGACGGAGTGCTGCTTCCGCTGGAGACGCATTACGAGAAACAAG ctgtgtcGGAGGCGGTGCAGAGGTGGAGAACAGAGAAAGAGTCTCGTCTGTCAGGAGAGAAACAAccgcaggaggaagaggaggagagcatcTACACCGTCCACAATGAAGAG ccCGATGATGAGGAGAGCCGGGAGGagcaggatggagaggaggggggagtcACCTTCATCGCACATGTACCTGTACCCTCACAGAGggag GTGGAGGAGGCTCTggtcaggaggaagaagatggagtTGTTACAGCGTTATGCCAGCGAGACTCTTCAGGCCCAGAGTCAGACCGCCAGAACCCTGCTGGGACTGTAG